In Carassius carassius chromosome 46, fCarCar2.1, whole genome shotgun sequence, the following proteins share a genomic window:
- the LOC132129619 gene encoding leiomodin-3-like isoform X2 yields MSNHTDQESYEEIDEDEILAGLSAEELKQLQSEMDDIAPDERVPVGMRQRDASQKTTVQECSEPQSEEEIDEDEILAGLSAEELKQLQNEMEVIAPDDRVPVGMRQRDQTDKPPTGSFDHRSLVEYMYWEKESKRMLEEERVPTTLLPSQKAQEELEAEKEDKVEEVEYVYEEIMEEVEGGEGDVVVDEVIEEVIMEVEEIQPVKIEPDATVPVVNSEDDLQPPPEIADTKVEDKTEQSRLNETESKANEETKDSTRSENAPSSYENWVPEKEERVISKLKIPKFALGGSTLVKKTARPSGNETNLETTLDKIRNNSPSVKDVNLNNIENIPKEMLLDYVDALKKNRHVKTFSIANTGADENVAFALANMLRENRSITTLNIESNFITGKGIVAIIRCLQFNETLTELRFHNQRHMLGHHAEMEVSRLLKANNTLLKMGYHFEVPGPRMVVTNLLTRNLDRQRQQRMEEQKLQQMKEQRKVMEMYKNSLDLPPGMLEMLGNYIPLSLLQGSDNGAEEIPEDSPEPSPQPSPPHQLRKTQYPAPQQHPTSSDKGNLLDEVHLKKTQKRRDPLLELNTRYERKEGRDNVQLRSVPKQRSPAREGLADDRANLKDMIKTLKPVPRRRQPPKVELTPRDQLLSEIRQSNVAYLKAVPLPKILESRETSLF; encoded by the exons ATGTCTAACCACACTGATCAGGAATCATACGAGGAGATCGATGAAGATGAGATTCTGGCAGGCCTGTCGGCGGAGGAGCTCAAACAGCTCCAGAGTGAGATGGACGACATCGCTCCTGACGAGAGAGTGCCGGTGGGAATGAGACAGAGAGATGCTTCTCAAAAGACAACAGTCCAAG aGTGCAGTGAGCCCCAGTCAGAAGAGGAGATCGATGAGGATGAGATTCTGGCAGGCCTCTCAGCAGAGGAGCTCAAGCAGCTCCAGAATGAGATGGAAGTAATCGCTCCTGATGACAGAGTGCCAGTGGGAATGAGACAGAGAGACCAAACTGACAAACCACCCACTGGATCATTTGATCACAGATCACTGGTGGAATATATGTACTGGGAGAAAGAGTCCAAACGTATGCTGGAGGAGGAGAGAGTTCCCACAACTCTTTTACCCAGTCAG AAAGCCCAAGAGGAGCTTGAAGCAGAAAAAGAAGATAAAGTTGAAGAGGTGGAATATGTCTATGAGGAGATCATGGAGGAGGTTGAAGGAGGAGAGGGAGATGTTGTTGTTGATGAAGTGATTGAAGAAGTGATAATGGAGGTTGAAGAAATCCAGCCTGTCAAGATAGAACCTGATGCAACTGTCCCTGTAGTGAACTCAGAAGATGATTTACAGCCTCCTCCAGAAATTGCAGATACTAAAGTTGAAGACAAGACTGAACAATCACGACTTAATGAGACAGAATCTAAAGCGAATGAGGAGACAAAAGATTCCACTCGGTCTGAAAATGCTCCCTCATCATATGAGAACTGGGTTCCGGAGAAAGAGGAAAGGGTCATATCCAAGCTGAAGATCCCAAAATTTGCACTAGGTGGAAGCACTTTAGTTAAAAAGACTGCAAGACCTTCTGGAAATGAAACCAATTTGGAGACAACTTTGGATAAAATCCGCAACAACAGCCCCTCTGTCAAAGATGTCAATCTTAACAACATTGAAAACATTCCCAAAGAAATGCTCCTTGATTACGTTGACGCACTCAAGAAGAACAGACATGTTAAAACATTTAGTATTGCAAACACTGGTGCAGATGAAAACGTGGCCTTCGCTCTGGCCAACATGCTCAGAGAGAATAGAAGTATCACCACGCTAAATATTGAATCCAATTTTATCACAGGAAAGGGGATTGTTGCAATAATACGCTGCCTCCAGTTCAATGAGACACTCACTGAGCTCCGCTTCCACAACCAAAGGCACATGCTAGGACACCATGCAGAAATGGAAGTGTCTCGTCTCCTCAAGGCTAACAACACCCTTCTGAAGATGGGCTACCACTTTGAAGTCCCTGGGCCTCGGATGGTGGTCACCAATCTCCTCACCAGGAACTTGGACCGTCAGCGGCAGCAGAGAATGGAGGAGCAGAAGCTCCAGCAGATGAAAGAGCAAAGAAAGGTCATGGAGATGTATAAGAACTCTCTGGACTTGCCCCCTGGCATGTTGGAAATGCTAGGCAACTACATACCATTGTCCCTATTGCAGGGTTCTGATAATGGGGCTGAGGAGATTCCTGAAGATTCTCCTGAACCTTCACCACAACCAAGTCCTCCTCATCAGCTCCGCAAGACTCAATATCCTGCCCCACAACAGCATCCTACTAGTTCAGACAAAGGAAACCTCTTAGATGAAGTACATCTAAAAAAGACTCAGAAAAGAAGGGATCCGCTTCTGGAACTGAACACAAGGTATGAAAGGAAAGAGGGAAGAGATAATGTTCAGCTGAGGAGTGTTCCTAAACAAAGAAGCCCGGCAAGAGAAGGTCTTGCAGATGATAGAGCCAACCTGAAAGATATGATAAAGACTCTAAAGCCTGTTCCTAGAAGACGACAACCCCCTAAAGTGGAGTTAACACCACGGGATCAGTTGCTCAGCGAGATTCGACAGAGCAATGTGGCCTATCTCAAAGCG GTACCTCTTCCAAAAATCCTGGAGTCAAGAGAAACCAGTCTCTTCTGA
- the LOC132129619 gene encoding leiomodin-3-like isoform X1 codes for MSNHTDQESYEEIDEDEILAGLSAEELKQLQSEMDDIAPDERVPVGMRQRDASQKTTVQECSEPQSEEEIDEDEILAGLSAEELKQLQNEMEVIAPDDRVPVGMRQRDQTDKPPTGSFDHRSLVEYMYWEKESKRMLEEERVPTTLLPSQKKAQEELEAEKEDKVEEVEYVYEEIMEEVEGGEGDVVVDEVIEEVIMEVEEIQPVKIEPDATVPVVNSEDDLQPPPEIADTKVEDKTEQSRLNETESKANEETKDSTRSENAPSSYENWVPEKEERVISKLKIPKFALGGSTLVKKTARPSGNETNLETTLDKIRNNSPSVKDVNLNNIENIPKEMLLDYVDALKKNRHVKTFSIANTGADENVAFALANMLRENRSITTLNIESNFITGKGIVAIIRCLQFNETLTELRFHNQRHMLGHHAEMEVSRLLKANNTLLKMGYHFEVPGPRMVVTNLLTRNLDRQRQQRMEEQKLQQMKEQRKVMEMYKNSLDLPPGMLEMLGNYIPLSLLQGSDNGAEEIPEDSPEPSPQPSPPHQLRKTQYPAPQQHPTSSDKGNLLDEVHLKKTQKRRDPLLELNTRYERKEGRDNVQLRSVPKQRSPAREGLADDRANLKDMIKTLKPVPRRRQPPKVELTPRDQLLSEIRQSNVAYLKAVPLPKILESRETSLF; via the exons ATGTCTAACCACACTGATCAGGAATCATACGAGGAGATCGATGAAGATGAGATTCTGGCAGGCCTGTCGGCGGAGGAGCTCAAACAGCTCCAGAGTGAGATGGACGACATCGCTCCTGACGAGAGAGTGCCGGTGGGAATGAGACAGAGAGATGCTTCTCAAAAGACAACAGTCCAAG aGTGCAGTGAGCCCCAGTCAGAAGAGGAGATCGATGAGGATGAGATTCTGGCAGGCCTCTCAGCAGAGGAGCTCAAGCAGCTCCAGAATGAGATGGAAGTAATCGCTCCTGATGACAGAGTGCCAGTGGGAATGAGACAGAGAGACCAAACTGACAAACCACCCACTGGATCATTTGATCACAGATCACTGGTGGAATATATGTACTGGGAGAAAGAGTCCAAACGTATGCTGGAGGAGGAGAGAGTTCCCACAACTCTTTTACCCAGTCAG AAGAAAGCCCAAGAGGAGCTTGAAGCAGAAAAAGAAGATAAAGTTGAAGAGGTGGAATATGTCTATGAGGAGATCATGGAGGAGGTTGAAGGAGGAGAGGGAGATGTTGTTGTTGATGAAGTGATTGAAGAAGTGATAATGGAGGTTGAAGAAATCCAGCCTGTCAAGATAGAACCTGATGCAACTGTCCCTGTAGTGAACTCAGAAGATGATTTACAGCCTCCTCCAGAAATTGCAGATACTAAAGTTGAAGACAAGACTGAACAATCACGACTTAATGAGACAGAATCTAAAGCGAATGAGGAGACAAAAGATTCCACTCGGTCTGAAAATGCTCCCTCATCATATGAGAACTGGGTTCCGGAGAAAGAGGAAAGGGTCATATCCAAGCTGAAGATCCCAAAATTTGCACTAGGTGGAAGCACTTTAGTTAAAAAGACTGCAAGACCTTCTGGAAATGAAACCAATTTGGAGACAACTTTGGATAAAATCCGCAACAACAGCCCCTCTGTCAAAGATGTCAATCTTAACAACATTGAAAACATTCCCAAAGAAATGCTCCTTGATTACGTTGACGCACTCAAGAAGAACAGACATGTTAAAACATTTAGTATTGCAAACACTGGTGCAGATGAAAACGTGGCCTTCGCTCTGGCCAACATGCTCAGAGAGAATAGAAGTATCACCACGCTAAATATTGAATCCAATTTTATCACAGGAAAGGGGATTGTTGCAATAATACGCTGCCTCCAGTTCAATGAGACACTCACTGAGCTCCGCTTCCACAACCAAAGGCACATGCTAGGACACCATGCAGAAATGGAAGTGTCTCGTCTCCTCAAGGCTAACAACACCCTTCTGAAGATGGGCTACCACTTTGAAGTCCCTGGGCCTCGGATGGTGGTCACCAATCTCCTCACCAGGAACTTGGACCGTCAGCGGCAGCAGAGAATGGAGGAGCAGAAGCTCCAGCAGATGAAAGAGCAAAGAAAGGTCATGGAGATGTATAAGAACTCTCTGGACTTGCCCCCTGGCATGTTGGAAATGCTAGGCAACTACATACCATTGTCCCTATTGCAGGGTTCTGATAATGGGGCTGAGGAGATTCCTGAAGATTCTCCTGAACCTTCACCACAACCAAGTCCTCCTCATCAGCTCCGCAAGACTCAATATCCTGCCCCACAACAGCATCCTACTAGTTCAGACAAAGGAAACCTCTTAGATGAAGTACATCTAAAAAAGACTCAGAAAAGAAGGGATCCGCTTCTGGAACTGAACACAAGGTATGAAAGGAAAGAGGGAAGAGATAATGTTCAGCTGAGGAGTGTTCCTAAACAAAGAAGCCCGGCAAGAGAAGGTCTTGCAGATGATAGAGCCAACCTGAAAGATATGATAAAGACTCTAAAGCCTGTTCCTAGAAGACGACAACCCCCTAAAGTGGAGTTAACACCACGGGATCAGTTGCTCAGCGAGATTCGACAGAGCAATGTGGCCTATCTCAAAGCG GTACCTCTTCCAAAAATCCTGGAGTCAAGAGAAACCAGTCTCTTCTGA